A section of the Pseudomonadota bacterium genome encodes:
- a CDS encoding DUF2748 family protein: MTANQYHLLAFIPATEAWEMPPPLEALAQALVASGKLRIHADAQRNYVRYGSSGTDKTFTQRELTDPKLAPATRSEVARHVAPAQGAQGIADVWDYLLRELKKARGISLQKELRVARVLVQSAHPSVIQLLLQSGTELFISYSHNVAELMAVHEWENLGTASGLQATETTSTAVYVSAGGDPFFEGEHKTYVTDGFPALARMVVIAGQELGHFADLRRGARGILGRHSTDAAHSQLRASPIAGPARIHDQRHLARLAAQYDAAGLRALCRAETAVAFYHARLRYTPPWMVCQLRRLIRWARFTRACKRLNIHPHFTLHPYHRHGDAVARYLADMAFNLAPDADIYRNADPLVEEAIIVLEAVARVPQQVHKWGHDGVAAGWPKLYRFYYGTIIPACQTAAGQPTPDIALTATQRLRIALRRHLRKRPDYYPS, from the coding sequence ATGACCGCCAACCAATACCACCTGCTCGCCTTTATCCCCGCGACCGAAGCATGGGAGATGCCGCCGCCGCTGGAAGCGCTCGCGCAGGCGCTGGTTGCCTCGGGCAAGCTGCGCATCCATGCCGACGCGCAGCGCAATTACGTGCGCTACGGCTCCTCCGGCACCGACAAAACTTTCACCCAGCGCGAGCTGACCGACCCCAAACTCGCCCCCGCCACCCGCAGCGAGGTCGCCCGCCATGTCGCGCCCGCGCAAGGCGCCCAGGGCATTGCGGATGTGTGGGATTACCTGCTGCGCGAGCTGAAAAAAGCACGCGGCATCAGCCTGCAAAAGGAGCTGCGCGTGGCCCGGGTGCTGGTGCAATCGGCCCATCCGTCGGTTATCCAACTGCTACTGCAAAGCGGCACGGAGCTGTTTATTTCCTATTCCCACAACGTCGCCGAGCTGATGGCGGTGCATGAGTGGGAGAACCTCGGCACCGCCAGCGGGCTGCAGGCGACCGAAACCACCAGCACCGCCGTGTATGTCTCGGCCGGGGGCGACCCCTTCTTCGAGGGCGAGCATAAAACCTATGTCACGGATGGCTTCCCGGCGCTGGCGCGCATGGTGGTCATCGCCGGGCAGGAGCTGGGCCATTTCGCGGATCTGCGGCGCGGTGCGCGCGGCATCCTCGGCCGCCATTCGACCGATGCGGCGCACAGCCAGCTACGCGCCTCGCCCATCGCCGGGCCCGCCCGCATCCACGACCAGCGCCACCTCGCCCGCCTTGCCGCGCAGTATGACGCGGCGGGCCTGCGCGCCCTCTGCCGGGCCGAAACCGCCGTCGCCTTTTACCATGCCCGCCTGCGCTACACCCCGCCATGGATGGTTTGCCAGCTGCGCCGCCTCATCCGCTGGGCGCGCTTCACCCGCGCCTGCAAGCGCCTGAACATCCACCCGCATTTCACGCTGCACCCCTATCACCGCCACGGCGATGCGGTCGCCCGCTACCTCGCCGACATGGCCTTCAACCTCGCGCCGGATGCGGATATCTACCGCAACGCCGACCCGCTGGTCGAGGAGGCGATTATCGTCCTCGAAGCCGTCGCCCGCGTGCCGCAGCAGGTCCATAAATGGGGCCATGACGGGGTCGCGGCTGGCTGGCCGAAGCTGTATCGCTTCTATTACGGCACTATCATTCCCGCCTGCCAAACCGCCGCCGGGCAGCCGACACCGGACATAGCGCTCACCGCCACACAGCGACTTAGAATCGCCCTCCGCCGACACCTGCGCAAACGGCCGGACTATTACCCTTCCTAG